In the Clostridium sp. 'White wine YQ' genome, TTTCCTAGAGATAAAGATCCATAAATATAATAGCCTTCAAGAAAATCTGGAATTCTTTCTTCTATCATTTCTATATGCTTGTCTATAACTAACTTAACCTTTTTAGGTATATATCCCATGACTATTCCTCTTTTTAAATTAATTTTTATTTTTTATAGTATTAAAGTGAATTTACTTTATTATACTATGTAAAATGTAAATATTTACTTAAGAATCTTTAAAATTCTATTACAAATTTATTAAATATTTCAAATTCTAAAAAATAAAAGGAAGTCCCATGACTTCCAAAACTATTTATTCTACCCATTTTCTAAGAGTATCTTAAGCATTCTTTCAGGATTTTCAAGATATGCCCTTGTAATTTTATAATGCTCAGTTTCTTTATAATTAACTTTTTTAATACCATCATTTAATTCATAGATAACAGAATCAGGATATGACATTATTATTGGTGAGTGAGTTGCTATTATAAACTGAGAGTTATTACTTATAAGCTCATGCATTATAGCTAGCATAGACATTTGTCTTGATGGTGAAAGTGCTGCCTCAGGCTCATCTAAAATATATAATCCATTCCCGCTGAATCTATTTCTTATAAGTGATAAGAAAGACTCCCCATGAGATTGCAAATGAAGAGATTTTCCTCCATAGAATTCCGCCGCATCAAGTTCATCTACATTTGTAGCTACATTATAAAAGCTCTCAGCTCTTAAGAAAAATCCATCATGTGGTCTCTTAACTCCTTTAACTAGCTTTATTGCATCATGTAATTCTGAATGAGTATTCTTTGTTAAAAAGTTAAAATTTCTAGTTCCTCCTTCTGGATTAAAACCAAATGCAATAGCAATCGCTTCAAGTATTGTTGATTTACCGGTTCCATTTTCACCTACTAAAAAAGTAACCTTTG is a window encoding:
- a CDS encoding AAA family ATPase: MNFDQYLRHVELRHERIKSFSEFPYCLSSVRNLDRMEFHPKVTFLVGENGTGKSTILEAIAIAFGFNPEGGTRNFNFLTKNTHSELHDAIKLVKGVKRPHDGFFLRAESFYNVATNVDELDAAEFYGGKSLHLQSHGESFLSLIRNRFSGNGLYILDEPEAALSPSRQMSMLAIMHELISNNSQFIIATHSPIIMSYPDSVIYELNDGIKKVNYKETEHYKITRAYLENPERMLKILLENG